From the genome of Vicia villosa cultivar HV-30 ecotype Madison, WI linkage group LG2, Vvil1.0, whole genome shotgun sequence, one region includes:
- the LOC131647844 gene encoding squamosa promoter-binding protein 1-like, with protein MEMNQTSLEKVWEYNIVEEIQDEEEKEDDGVEKDEKKKGVCVSGRKGPSKGGRFSPPSCQAETCQADLTFAKRYHRRHKVCEVHSKAPAVVVAGLSQRFCQQCSRFHELAEFDEAKRSCRRRLAKHNERRRKSTARTCNEGSNTGQQHDAGDWRNIHMNITGSSGHEYLNFR; from the exons ATGGAGATGAACCAAACATCACTTGAGAAAGTGTGGGAATACAACATAGTTGAAGAAATACaagatgaagaagagaaagaggatgATGGTGTAGAAAAAGATGAGAAAAAGAAAGGTGTTTGTGTGAGTGGGAGAAAAGGGCCTAGTAAAGGAGGAAGATTTTCTCCACCTTCCTGTCAAGCAGAAACTTGTCAAGCTGATTTAACTTTTGCAAAGAGGTACCATCGTCGGCATAAGGTTTGTGAGGTTCATTCCAAGGCACCTGCTGTGGTGGTTGCTGGACTGAGCCAGAGGTTTTGCCAGCAATGTAGCAG GTTCCATGAGCTTGCGGAGTTTGATGAAGCGAAAAGAAGTTGCCGTAGACGCTTAGCGAAACACAATGAACGACGTCGTAAAAGCACTGCCCGAACTTGCAATGAAGGAAGCAATACTGGTCAGCAACATGATGCTGGTGACTGGAGAAATATTCATATGAACATTACAGGGAGTTCTGGCCACGAGTATTTGAATTTCAGATGA